A genomic region of Anas platyrhynchos isolate ZD024472 breed Pekin duck chromosome 9, IASCAAS_PekinDuck_T2T, whole genome shotgun sequence contains the following coding sequences:
- the C9H2orf72 gene encoding uncharacterized protein C2orf72 homolog yields the protein MEAAEELRELRALVERAGGRRAVLLVAEVAEGAPVASTLASFARDLLGDEAPPVPAPTPGCPSRSRCRSRGEGGRRALSAGLLLVLCRGGAARGRGNRARLREVVRDVRGRLPPGSPPAAVVGVLLPGGDGEDAAVLDATLRRHFPAPGTVQGARYSPGSPAALRECRAAACRALRAALQHPAEEEKERERWRLPAFLPCTSWSRRSRRKGHVSKDANNVHEDDQQDPQEVALTSLSLNGNYEEAAGGAGT from the exons atGGAGGCTGCGGAGGAGCTGCGGGAGCTGCGGGCGCTGGTGGAGcgggcgggggggcggcgggcggtgctgctggtggccgaGGTGGCCGAGGGAGCCCCGGTGGCTTCCACCTTGGCTTCGTTCGCCCGAGATTTGCTGGGAGACGAAGCTCCTCCGGTCCCTGCACCGACCCCGGGCTGCCCGTCCCGTTCCCGGTGCCGCTCCCGGGGTGAAGGAGGGCGGCGGGCGCTGtctgcggggctgctgctggtgctgtgccGAGGGGGGGCGGCGAGGGGCCGGGGGAACCGGGCCCGGCTGCGGGAGGTGGTGCGGGACGTGAGGGGTCGCCTCCCCCCGGGGTCTCCGCCCGCCGCCGTCGTCGGTGTCCTCCTGCCcgggggggacggggaggaTGCGGCGGTGCTGGACGCCACCCTCCGCCGCCACTTCCCGGCCCCGGGAACCGTGCAGGGGGCTCGGTACAGCCCCGGGAGTCCCGCAGCTCTCCGGGAGTGCCGTGCCGCAGCCTGCCGAGCTCTgcgagcagccctgcagcaccccgcAG aagaggagaaggagagggagaggtggaggctgcctgccttcctgccGTGCACTTCTTGGAGCCGGAGGAGCCGGAGAAAAGGCCACGTATCCAAAGATGCAAACAATGTTCATGAAG ATGACCAGCAGGACCCCCAGGAAGTGGCTCTGACCAGCCTGTCTCTTAATGGGAACTACGAagaagctgctggaggtgcgGGCACCTAG